The DNA window GCGCAGCATCTGCTCGTAGCTCGTGAACGCCGGCACGCCGTGCGCGGCACCGGCGGCCTGCGCCCGCTCGGGCACCACGTCGCACACCGCCGCGAGCTCCAGCCCGTCCACGCGCGCGATCGACTCGAAGTGGTTCTTGCTGATGCGCCCGCAGCCGACGAGCGCGATGCGGAACGTGCGGCCGGTCCCCGCCGCGGCGCTCACGCGTCCGCCTCCCGCACCTCGGCCAGGCGCAGCACGTCGCCCACCAGCAGGTAGCGGGTGCCGCAGGCGCGGCACGTCGAGCGCACCGCGGCGTCGGGCGTCGCCACCGGCAGCTCCAGCTGCTCGCCGCACTGGCACATCCAGCCGCGCTGCCGCGCGGGCACGCCCACCACGAGCGCGTACGCCGGCACGTCGCGCGTCACCACCGCGCCCGCGCCCACGAACGCGTACTCGCCGAGCGTCGTGCCGCAGACGATGGTCGCGTTGGCGCCGATCGAGGCGCCGCGCCCGACCTTCGTCGGGCGGTACTCGTGCTTGCGCGAGACGTGGCTGCGCGGGTTGAGCACGTTGGTGAACACCATCGACGGCCCGCAGAACACGTCGTCCTCCAGCTCCACGCCCTCGTAGACCGAGACGTTGTTCTGGATCTTGACGTTGTCGCCGATGCGCACGCGGTTCATCACCACGACGTTCTGGCCCAGCGAGCAGCGCTCGCCGATGACCGCGCCGGGCATCACGTGGCAGAAGTGCCAGACCTTCGTGTCGGCGCCAATCTGCGCGCCCTCGTCGACGAAGGCGGAGGCGTGGATGGAGGCCGTCGGATGGATCGTCACGAGCGCGTCGGGCCGGAGGCGTCGAGCGTGGCGGCCGGCTCGGCGTGCGCGGCACCCGCGCCACCGTTCTCGCCCAGCGTGGCGTGCCACTCCTGCAGCGAGCGCACCTGCCCCGGCCGCGACCGCATCGACAGGATCGCGTCGCTCGCCGCGTTGGCCGCGGAGAGCGTGGTCGTGTAGGCGAGGCGCCGCGCGATGGCCGCCTGGCGCAGGCGGTAGTCGTCCACCTGCGCGCTCTTGCCCATCGGCGTGTTGATGAGGAGCTGGATGTCGCCGTTGACGATCAGGTCCAGGCCGTTCGGCCGCCCCTCGTGCAGCTTGAACACGCGCTCGCAGGGCACGCCGCGCTGCGTCAGGAAGCGCGCCGTGCCCTCGGTGGCGTAGAGGCGGAAGCCCATCTCGTAGAAGCGGCGCACGATCGGCAGCACGGTCGGCTTGTCGCGATCGTTCACCGTCACGAAGATCGCGCCCTCGGCCGGCAGCTGGTTGTCGGCGGCCAGCTGCGACTTCAGGAACGACGCGCCGAACGAGTCGGCGATGCCCATCACCTCGCCCGTCGAGCGCATCTCGGGGCCGAGCACCGGATCGAACTCGCGGAACTTGTTGAAGGGGAACACCGCCTCCTTCACCGCCACGTAGTGCGGCACGATCTCCTGCGTGTAGCCGATCTGCTCCAGCGTCTCGCCGAGCATGACACGCGCGGCGACGGACGCCAGCGGTACGCCCACCGCCTTGCTGACGAACGGGATGGTGCGGCTGGCGCGCGGGTTCACCTCCAGCACGTACACCTGCCCGTCGCGCATCGCGTACTGCACGTTGATCAGTCCCACGACGCCGAGCTTCCTCGCCAGCGCGACGGTCTGCTCGCGCATCGTCGCCTGGTCCTGCTCGGTGAGGATGTACGGCGGCAGCACGCACGCCGAGTCGCCCGAGTGGATGCCCGCGTCCTCGATGTGCTGCATCACCGCGCCGATGACCACCCGCTCGCCGTCGCTCACCGCGTCGACGTCCGCCTCGTACGCGTCCTCGAGGAAGCGGTCGATCAGCACCGGGCGGTCCTCGGAGACCTGCACCGCGCGCGTGAAGTACTCGCGGAGCGACGCCTCGTCGTACACGATCTCCATCGCGCGCCCACCGAGCACGTACGACGGGCGCACGAGCACCGGGTAGCCGACGCGGTTGGCGATCGCCACCGACTCCTCGACGCTCGTCGCGGTGCCGTTGGGCGGCTGCGTCAGCCCCAGCTCGCGCGCCAGCTCCTCGAAGCGGCGGCGGTCCTCGGCGATGTCGATGGCGTCCGGCGAGGTACCGAGGATGCGCACCCCCGCGGCCTCCAGCGGCCGCGTGAGCTTGAGCGGCGTCTGGCCGCCGAGCTGCACGATCACGCCCACCGGCTGCTCACGCTCGACGATCTCCAGGACGTCCTCGAGCGTCAGCGGCTCGAAGTACAGCTTGTCCGAGATGTCGAAGTCCGTCGAGACGGTCTCGGGGTTCGAGTTGACCATGATCGTCTCGTAGCCCGCATCGCGCAGCGCGAGGGCGGCCCGGACGCAGCAGTAGTCGAACTCGACGCCCTGTCCAATCCGGTTCGGGCCGGAGCCGAGGATCACGACCGACCTGCGGCCGCTGCGGGGTGCCTCGCTCTCTTCGTCGTAGCTGCCGTACAGGTACGGCGTGGACGACGGGAACTCGCCCGCGCACGTGTCGACCATCTTGTACGCCGGCCGCACGCCGAGCGACCAGCGGCGCGCGCGCACGTCGCCCTCGGTCTCGCCGCGCAGCGCGGCCAGCTGGCGGTCCGAGAAGCCGAGGCGCTTCATCTGGCGCAGGTCGGTGCTCTCGACCGCGCCAAGCGCCGCGTACGCGCGCTCCGCGTCGATCAGCTCCTGCAGCTGGTGCAGGAACCACGGATCGACCTTGGAGAGCTCGTAGACCTCGTCGACCGACAGGCCGGCGAGCAGCGCGCGCTTGATCTGGAAGACGCGCTCGGGCGTCGGCTGGCGGAGCGCGGCGCGCAGCGTCGTCAGCTCGTCGTCGGCCAGGCGGTCGTCCGAGGGCGTCGCGCCGATCGCCCATCCCGGACGCCCCGTCTCCAGCGCGCGCAGCGCCTTCTGGAACGCCTCCTTGAACGTGCGGCCGATCGCCATGCTCTCACCGACGCTCTTCATCTGCGTCGTGAGGCGCGGGTCCGACGCGACGAACTTCTCGAACGCGAAGCGCGGGCACTTCACGACCACGTAGTCCAGCACCGGCTCGAACGACGCGGGCGTGGTCTTCGTGATGTCGTTCGGCACCTCGTCCAGGCGGTAGCCGACGGCCAGCTTGGCGCCGATGCGCGCGATCGGGAACCCGGTGGCCTTCGACGCCAGCGCCGAGGAGCGCGAGACGCGCGGGTTCATCTCGATCACGACCATCTCGCCGTTGGCCGGGTTGACGGCGAACTGGATGTTGCACCCGCCGGCGGCGACGCCGATCTCGCGGATGATCGCGCACGCCGCGTCGCGCATCGTCTGGTACTCGCGGTCCGTCAGCGTCATCGCCGGCGCGACCGTGATCGAGTCGCCCGTGTGCACGCCCATCGGATCGAAGTTCTCGATCGAGCAGACGATCACGACGTTGTCGGCGGAGTCGCGCATCACCTCCAGCTCGAACTCCTTCCAGCCGAGCAGCGAGCGCTCGATGAGCACCTGCTTCACGGGCGACAGGTCGAGCCCGCGGCGCACGATCGCCTCGTACTCGTCGCGGTTGTACGCGATGCCGCCGCCCGAGCCGCCCAGCGTGAACGACGGGCGGATGATCGCCGGGAAGCCCGTCCACTCGACGATCGCCAGCGCCTCGTCCCACGTCGTCGCGAACTTGCCGGCCGGCGTCTGCAGCCCGATGCGCTGCATCGCCTTCTCGAACTCCTGGCGGTCCTCGGCCATCTTGATCGAGCGCGCGTCGGCGCCGATCAGCTCCACGCCGTAGCGCTCCAGCACCCCGTTCTGCGACAGCGCCATCGCGACGTTGAGCGCCGTCTGGCCGCCCATGGTCGGGAGGATCGCGTCGGGGCGCTCGCGCGCGACGATCCGCTCGACGTACTCCGGCGTCACCGGCTCGACGTACGTGCGGTCCGCGAACTCCGGATCCGTCATGATCGTCGCCGGGTTCGAGTTCACCAGGACGACCTCGTAGCCCTCCTCGCGCAGCGCCTTCACGGCCTGCGTCCCCGAGTAGTCGAACTCGGCGGCCTGCCCGATGATGATCGGGCCCGAGCCGATGACGAGGATCTTGTGGAGGTCGTTGCGGCGAGGCATGGCTGGCGTGGTGAGTCGGACGGAGTGGCGGTCAGGCGGGCGGCGGCGGTGCGGCGATCAGGTCGTCGAGCAGCGCGTCGAACGAGCGGCGCGGCGCCCAGCCCGTGTGCGCCTGCAGCTTGGCGGAGCTGCCGACGAGCGCCGGCACGTCCACCGGGCGGACGAGCGCCGGATCGCTCTCGACGGGCACGTCGAGCCCGAAGCGGGCGAGCACGACGCGGGCGAGCGCGCCGACGCTGTGGCCGACGCCGCTCGCCACGTTGTACACGTCGCCCGGCCGGCCGCGGGCGATCAGGGCAATATAGGCGGCCACGACGTCGCTCACATGCAGGAAGTCCCGCGACGTGTCCTGGTTGCCGACGAGCAGCGGGCCGGCGCTCGCGCCGGCGGCGGCCAGCTTCCGCGCGCGTCCCACGAGCCCGGGCAGCAGGAAGCGCGACGCCTGCCCCGGCCCGCTGTGGTTGAAGCTGCGCGTCGCTATCACGCGCACGCCCGCGGAGCGCCACGCCTCCAGCGCCATCGTCTCCTGCGCGACCTTGGTCGCCGCGTAGACGGTGTGCGGGCGCAGCTCGGCGTCCTCGGTCAGCGGCAGCTCCGCGTCGTCGTGGCGGCCGTACTGCTCGGCGCTGCCGACGACGAGCACCGTCGGGTCCAGGGTGCCGGCGGCGCGCCGCTCGCGCACGAGGCCGAGCAGCCGCGCCGCGGCGACGACGTTGACCTCCGCGGTGGCGCCGGGATCCTTGGAGGCCGCCGGCACGAACGTCACGCCCGCGAGGTGGAAGATCGCGTCGGGGCGCGCGACGTCGAGCGCCTCGGTCAGGTGTGCGAGGTCGCGCACGTCGCCGGCGATCCACCGCGCCGCGCGCCCGGCATCGCTGAGCGACGCGGCGTCGGGTTGATGCGGGGCGGCGGCCGTGACGTCCCAGCCGTCCGCCGCCAGCGCGTCGATCAGCCAGCGGCCGACGAAGCCCGACGCGCCGGTGACGAGCGCGCGGCCGCTCACCGAGCCGGTCACCGGGGAGCGTGCCCCTGCAGCCGGTAGCGCTCCATGTCGGCGTGCACCATCATCGACACGAGGTCCGGGAAGCTGACGCGTCGCTCCCAGCCCAGCTGCGCCTTCGCCTTGCTCGGATCGCCCACGAGCAGGTCTACCTCCGCGGGACGCTCGAAGCGCTTGTCGGTCTTGACGAACTCGCGGTAGTCGAGGTCCGCGACCCTGAACGCGAGCTCGCAGAACTCGCGCACGCTCCACGTCTCGCCGGTGCCGATGACGTAGTCGTCGGGGGCGTCCTGCTGCAGCATGCGCCACATCGCGTCGACGTAGTCCCCGGCGAAGCCCCAGTCGCGCCGCGCCTCGAGGTTGCCCAGGCGCAGCTCCGTCGACAGCCCGCACGCGATGCGCGCAACGCCGTCGCTGATCTTGCGCGTGACGAACTCCAGCCCGCGCCGCGGCGACTCGTGGTTGAACAGGATCCCGCTCACCGCGTAGAGGCCGAAGCTCTCGCGGTAGTTCACGGTGATCCAGTGCCCGTACACCTTGGCCACGCCGTACGGCGAGCGCGGATAGAAGGGCGTCGTCTCGCGCTGCGGCGTCTCGACGACCTTGCCGAACTGCTCGCTGGAGCTGGCCTGGTAGAACCGCGCCCTGGGGGCGGCCTTCTTCATCGCCTCGAGCATGCGCGTCACGCCGAGCGCGGTGAACTCGCCGGTGAGCACCGGCTGGTTCCAGGACGTCTGCACGAAGCTCTGCGCGGCGAGGTTGTAGATCTCGTCGGGCTGCGTGTCGGCGACGGCGTCGGTGAGCGACGTCTGGTCGAGCAGGTCGGCCGACACCAGCTCGATGCGGTCGACGAGATGGCCGATGCGCTCGTAGGGCGTGGTGGAGCTGCGGCGGACGATCCCGACCACGCGGTAGCCCTTCTCGAGCAGCAGCTCGGCGAGGTACGACCCGTCCTGGCCGGTGATCCCGGTGATGAGCGCGGTAG is part of the Roseisolibacter agri genome and encodes:
- a CDS encoding acyltransferase; its protein translation is MTIHPTASIHASAFVDEGAQIGADTKVWHFCHVMPGAVIGERCSLGQNVVVMNRVRIGDNVKIQNNVSVYEGVELEDDVFCGPSMVFTNVLNPRSHVSRKHEYRPTKVGRGASIGANATIVCGTTLGEYAFVGAGAVVTRDVPAYALVVGVPARQRGWMCQCGEQLELPVATPDAAVRSTCRACGTRYLLVGDVLRLAEVREADA
- the carB gene encoding carbamoyl-phosphate synthase large subunit, encoding MPRRNDLHKILVIGSGPIIIGQAAEFDYSGTQAVKALREEGYEVVLVNSNPATIMTDPEFADRTYVEPVTPEYVERIVARERPDAILPTMGGQTALNVAMALSQNGVLERYGVELIGADARSIKMAEDRQEFEKAMQRIGLQTPAGKFATTWDEALAIVEWTGFPAIIRPSFTLGGSGGGIAYNRDEYEAIVRRGLDLSPVKQVLIERSLLGWKEFELEVMRDSADNVVIVCSIENFDPMGVHTGDSITVAPAMTLTDREYQTMRDAACAIIREIGVAAGGCNIQFAVNPANGEMVVIEMNPRVSRSSALASKATGFPIARIGAKLAVGYRLDEVPNDITKTTPASFEPVLDYVVVKCPRFAFEKFVASDPRLTTQMKSVGESMAIGRTFKEAFQKALRALETGRPGWAIGATPSDDRLADDELTTLRAALRQPTPERVFQIKRALLAGLSVDEVYELSKVDPWFLHQLQELIDAERAYAALGAVESTDLRQMKRLGFSDRQLAALRGETEGDVRARRWSLGVRPAYKMVDTCAGEFPSSTPYLYGSYDEESEAPRSGRRSVVILGSGPNRIGQGVEFDYCCVRAALALRDAGYETIMVNSNPETVSTDFDISDKLYFEPLTLEDVLEIVEREQPVGVIVQLGGQTPLKLTRPLEAAGVRILGTSPDAIDIAEDRRRFEELARELGLTQPPNGTATSVEESVAIANRVGYPVLVRPSYVLGGRAMEIVYDEASLREYFTRAVQVSEDRPVLIDRFLEDAYEADVDAVSDGERVVIGAVMQHIEDAGIHSGDSACVLPPYILTEQDQATMREQTVALARKLGVVGLINVQYAMRDGQVYVLEVNPRASRTIPFVSKAVGVPLASVAARVMLGETLEQIGYTQEIVPHYVAVKEAVFPFNKFREFDPVLGPEMRSTGEVMGIADSFGASFLKSQLAADNQLPAEGAIFVTVNDRDKPTVLPIVRRFYEMGFRLYATEGTARFLTQRGVPCERVFKLHEGRPNGLDLIVNGDIQLLINTPMGKSAQVDDYRLRQAAIARRLAYTTTLSAANAASDAILSMRSRPGQVRSLQEWHATLGENGGAGAAHAEPAATLDASGPTRS
- a CDS encoding GDP-mannose 4,6-dehydratase, whose product is MTGSVSGRALVTGASGFVGRWLIDALAADGWDVTAAAPHQPDAASLSDAGRAARWIAGDVRDLAHLTEALDVARPDAIFHLAGVTFVPAASKDPGATAEVNVVAAARLLGLVRERRAAGTLDPTVLVVGSAEQYGRHDDAELPLTEDAELRPHTVYAATKVAQETMALEAWRSAGVRVIATRSFNHSGPGQASRFLLPGLVGRARKLAAAGASAGPLLVGNQDTSRDFLHVSDVVAAYIALIARGRPGDVYNVASGVGHSVGALARVVLARFGLDVPVESDPALVRPVDVPALVGSSAKLQAHTGWAPRRSFDALLDDLIAAPPPPA
- the gmd gene encoding GDP-mannose 4,6-dehydratase, translated to MPTALITGITGQDGSYLAELLLEKGYRVVGIVRRSSTTPYERIGHLVDRIELVSADLLDQTSLTDAVADTQPDEIYNLAAQSFVQTSWNQPVLTGEFTALGVTRMLEAMKKAAPRARFYQASSSEQFGKVVETPQRETTPFYPRSPYGVAKVYGHWITVNYRESFGLYAVSGILFNHESPRRGLEFVTRKISDGVARIACGLSTELRLGNLEARRDWGFAGDYVDAMWRMLQQDAPDDYVIGTGETWSVREFCELAFRVADLDYREFVKTDKRFERPAEVDLLVGDPSKAKAQLGWERRVSFPDLVSMMVHADMERYRLQGHAPR